The Collibacillus ludicampi region CATCGGCAACATGTAAGGTACCTCTTTGATCAAACCTTTCTCTTTAAACTTCACGACTACATCCCAGTTGCGCCATTCCTTTTCAATGATGAAGATCGCGTTGCTATGTAATTGCCGCCTGACTGTAACCATCTCTTCTGAGATCCTCTTATGCAACGTCTCGAACATACTGCTCGCCCAGGATTGAGACGCTTTGATCTCTCGCTCAATCAATTTCAACATAAGCTCACGAAGCAACAGCTCGCGTATCAATGCAGTCGCACGTGCTTTGTTCATCATATCACCTACAACGAGAACGTATGTTCCTATTGTACTCATCATACGAGCAGGATTACATAGAAATTTTTACCAATTTAATAATGGTACGAAAACAAGAAACCGCCTCGTCACTCAGGGCGGTTTCTTATTCCTCAACCAATTGTTCATCATACATATTATTTAACCGATCTGATGCACTCACTGAATCATTCTTCGTCCACACATTGGAATCACCAAATTCATTATAGCGGGTTTTATTTGCGAGTTCGAATGGATATAATAAATACGAACATGAGTTCGCATTTGAGGTGGTATCATGCTGAAGGACTTGGAGCGCTATCTTGATACCGGGGCTCTCGTTGACATCATCTACATGGATCGTAACGAGCAATTTACCAAACGGACTGTTAAACTGAAGGAGATCAGTGGGGAACACGTGAAGGCATACTGTTATCAGAGACATGCGAACCGGATGTTTAAGATCGACAAAATCCTTGCGGCCATTCCGGCAAGAAAAAATAAGCCCCGGTTCTGAGCCACTGGGAGCAGATTCTGCGGAATCTGAGCGAGATCATCAAAGCGGCCGTTCCGCACGGTCATCTGTATGCCGGCAGTAAAAAGGCGAACCGGGGCATGGCGGGAAGAGATCGTACTTTTTTAGTTGCTTATAATGACATTTTATAAATCTCCAAGATGTCTTCCTTGTTCAATCGCTTAAACCTTCCGACTTCTCCTCTCGCCAACGCTTTCTCAGCCAGTACTTCGAGTTGTGAATCATCAATGTTATAATCAGCTAAGCGGGATGGAGCCCCGAGGCTGTTCCAGAATGCACGAAGCTTTTCGATCCCTTCTAATGCAATCTCATGATCCGATTTTCTTTCGGGGTTCACATCAAAGACGCGAATCGCTAACTGCTTAAACCGATCAACATTTTCCTCCAAACAATATTTCATCCAGTTCGGAAATAAGATAGCCAGTCCTCCCCCATGTGGGATGTCATAAACAGCGGAAACCGCATGTTCAATCTGATGAGTCCCCCAGTCGCCATCGAATCCCATGTCGAGTATTCCGTTCAATGCCATGGTACCGCAGTACAATATGGTTTCCCGATGTTCATAATGATCAAAATCCTCTATAAGCTTCGGAGCGGTTTCGATCACCGTTTTCAAAATCGATTCACACATCCGGTCTTGCAGCGGTGTATTGGGGACATGATGAAAATACTGCTCAAACACGTGTGACATGATATCAACGATTCCATAAACCGTATGATCTTTAGGTACGGTAAACGTATGAACCGGATCGAGAATCGAAAACTTGGGGTAAACCAGAGGACTTCCCCAACCATATTTCTCCTTTGTTTCCCAATTGGTAATCACGGATCCTGAATTCATCTCGGAACCGGTTGCAGCTAAGGTCAGAACCGTTCCAAAAGGCAATGCATCTGTTGGCGTTACTTTTCGAGTGATAATATCCCATACATCGCCCTCATACTTTGCACCAATAGTAATCGCCTTGGTGCAGTCAATAACGCTACCACCACCTACAGCGAGCAAAAACTCAATTCCTTCCGCTTTACATATGTCAACTCCTTTATGTACGGTGGATAAGCGGGGATTCGGCTCCACACCAGGCAATTCATAAACAGTTGCATCGATATCCTGTAATATTCTCATGACATTGTCATAAATTCCATTGCGTTTGATGCTTCCGCCACCATAAACAAGTAAAATTTTCTTCCCAAAAGGAGGAATTTCTGTGCGAAGCTGCTCAAGTTGCCCTTCTCCAAAAATAAGTTTTGTTGGATTGTGAAAAGTAAAAGGATTCATCAGGATCTCTCCTTCTTAGTATTTCTTACGCTGATTACCGCTCATTTAGGATGCGGTTACAGTCATTGCTCTAATAAACATATAATAATGTTATGACACATAAAAGAGGCACTATTTCTTCGCAAATTACCTGAAGGAAATATTAGAATGGTAAAATGCTGGCAAATCGCTCGCAGGCAACTCTCATAGGACAACTGGAAACAGGCGGATTTTCACTTTTAATATTGGATAAAAGCCGTTTCACAAATCCACATCTTTCGATAACATATAACATCTTGATTTTAAGGGGTGAAGACAATGGACGGCACATTCGGATACTTTACACGTTGGGCGATTGTTTTTCTTATCATCTTCGTCTTGTTCTTCTTACTTGTTCCTGGTTATGGCGGTGCAGGCTATGGAGCTGGCGCAGGAGCCTGCGGTTGTTAAGGATCATTGACTCGAGGTAACAAATGACCGTCTGATTACCAGGCGGTCTTTTCATTTACTTTCCACTTAATTCATATTGATTACTCTGGATCTTCGCAGGATTGACAGAATTTTTTATTATTCAGCAAGCCCTAACTTAAACAGAGAGTATTGAACATGAAACATTGCAAGCATAAAATTTTGTTAAAACTCGTGGAGGTGGTATGTAAGAGTATGGAAGAATCCATTTTTGAAATTTTGGGAATTGGATTACGGGAAGATTCCTTTACGAATCTACTTAGTTATACTTTTGAAACCCTACCTGAATTTAGAATAAACTTAATTCATTTTCTCCTTAATGCGAAAGGGCAACATTCAATTCATTGGAAATCGATGACTCGTAAGACTGTCTCGCAAAAGAATCGAAGAGATATTCCTGATCTCATTCTTTATAGTCATGATGAAAAGATAATCATTGTTATTGAGAATAAGATTCTTGCACACGAAGGAAAAGACCAAACAAAAAATTATTCATCGAAGGAATTCAAAAATAAAATAGAGGAACTGTTAGAAATTGAGGAAGCAACATTCCATTACTACTATTTAACCATTGACGGAGAGAAGCCTAAGTCAAAGAATTTTAAAAAATTGACTTACTCACAAATCGTATCTTTGATACCTACGGATTTACCCGACAGAAAATTGTCTTTACTCCTAGAGGAATTAAGAGAAAAAGTAATGGAGTATAATAATTGGCCGGCTCCTAAAGATAATGACATTGTCTTGGAGTATCTGAATCGAACAAAAGGCTTTATCACTCCCGAACGAACATTTTCATGTCTCATTGAACAATTGGATATGAATGATTTAATTCTGAAGGATATTGGAATAACAGGGAACCGAGGAAGTGCATTCATCCCTTTCGCAAAGTGGCATTTGCCTCATTGGGAAGGTATTAGAAACGATACAAAGGGTGGAGATGGGCTCACCTGTTACGATATTCATTTGGAGATGCAATGGGATACCAAGAAGGATCAAGAACATCTTTCACTCCAACTCCACTATCAATCATTACCATACTACACACAGAAAGAATTAAAGAAGTGTTCAGAATGGTTCCGTGAAACGTATCTGTTAGGAAAGGGTGCTTTTTTTAGAGAATTAGAGAAACAAGAGTTTTGGATGAGGGAAGAGGGGTGGAAATTAACTAATGGTTTTCTACGACTGGCATCTTACCGCTTTGACAAAGATGTCACGATGGGGGAATTCAAACGTAAAATTACTGATTTAGTAAGATCTATGATCCCGATCATTGACCAAGCTTTGTGTGAAGCAACGATAACATATGAGATCGCAAATACCTATAAGGAGCAAGTTTTTGAGGGGATTTGGCTTGTGTTTTTGGAATGTCAGAGACAAAGAAATCATTTACTTTTGGAGCAGCAGGATGATCAACTAATCGTTGTCGTTGGAGCCAATGACCCATCCGATCTAGAGAACGAAATAATCGTGCATTTTGCAGCCAAGGAAGCAGAAAAAATCCTTAAAGAAAAAAGAGTAAATATGAGGTTTACATACGAGAAAGCAGGACCGATCCTAATCAATGGACAAAACCAACTAGCTACAAGAGAGTACTATTTTAGAATTGAAAACAACAAACTTTAAAGAAAACAGTTTTAAAAATGTTGCGCGACTTATTCCATTACGTTCAACCAAACTCTTTGGCGATACTTTGAAGAGTCGCGTTATCGTCAAAGTATCGCGAACGGGCAATATCGCTCAGAAAAGTATTCAGGGTTTTCTTCTGTATTCTAAACGATATTCATTTGTGTTATATTGAAGGATAATTCATGTCGGGAGTGAAATTGAATGGAAAATGTTTATCTCTTTGTCCTCATGTCAATTTTGCTTATTATTTTGCCTGGGCCTGATACTGGATTAACCACGCAAAACACCATTACTTACGGAAGAGAAGGTGGGTTTAAAACGGTTTTAGGTATTTCTTCAGGGCTTATTATCCATACCTTAGCAGCGGTTTTCGGGCTTTCGACTATTATTGTTAAATCCGCTTTGTTGTTTTCCGTTTTTAAATATGTTGGTGCAGTTTATCTTATTTATCTTGGTGTGACATCGTTGCGGTCTTTAAAGAAGGGAAATGAAGTTTCCTCAGATGGTGATGTGCAAACTAAATATCAAAACAAATCTACCTTTCGTCAAGGGTTTCTTACGAACCTTCTTAATCCTAAAGTAGCTGTCTTTTTCCTTACATTTCTTCCACAATTTTTGAGTCCAGGGAGCAAGCCCTTCTTGCAATTTCTTTTCATGGGAATGACTTATACAGTTCTAACAGCCATCTGGCTTTTACTGTATGTGTACTTAATTGATAATATTTGTACGTGGATGAAAAAACCATCTACGCAGCGTGCCATTCAAGGAATATCGGGATTGGTTCTTGTGACATTTGGAATTAAGCTTGCTCTTGAAAAAAGACCGTAGTTATATTCACATGCTATCTCGATAACCTAGTCCTAACCACTTTATTGGGTTGGGATTTTTTATTTAATAACCTCTTAAAAACCACTGGTTAACATCCAAGCCTTTTTCACTAACGGGAT contains the following coding sequences:
- a CDS encoding WYL domain-containing protein; this translates as MLKDLERYLDTGALVDIIYMDRNEQFTKRTVKLKEISGEHVKAYCYQRHANRMFKIDKILAAIPARKNKPRF
- a CDS encoding iron-containing alcohol dehydrogenase, producing the protein MNPFTFHNPTKLIFGEGQLEQLRTEIPPFGKKILLVYGGGSIKRNGIYDNVMRILQDIDATVYELPGVEPNPRLSTVHKGVDICKAEGIEFLLAVGGGSVIDCTKAITIGAKYEGDVWDIITRKVTPTDALPFGTVLTLAATGSEMNSGSVITNWETKEKYGWGSPLVYPKFSILDPVHTFTVPKDHTVYGIVDIMSHVFEQYFHHVPNTPLQDRMCESILKTVIETAPKLIEDFDHYEHRETILYCGTMALNGILDMGFDGDWGTHQIEHAVSAVYDIPHGGGLAILFPNWMKYCLEENVDRFKQLAIRVFDVNPERKSDHEIALEGIEKLRAFWNSLGAPSRLADYNIDDSQLEVLAEKALARGEVGRFKRLNKEDILEIYKMSL
- a CDS encoding PD-(D/E)XK nuclease family protein; translation: MEESIFEILGIGLREDSFTNLLSYTFETLPEFRINLIHFLLNAKGQHSIHWKSMTRKTVSQKNRRDIPDLILYSHDEKIIIVIENKILAHEGKDQTKNYSSKEFKNKIEELLEIEEATFHYYYLTIDGEKPKSKNFKKLTYSQIVSLIPTDLPDRKLSLLLEELREKVMEYNNWPAPKDNDIVLEYLNRTKGFITPERTFSCLIEQLDMNDLILKDIGITGNRGSAFIPFAKWHLPHWEGIRNDTKGGDGLTCYDIHLEMQWDTKKDQEHLSLQLHYQSLPYYTQKELKKCSEWFRETYLLGKGAFFRELEKQEFWMREEGWKLTNGFLRLASYRFDKDVTMGEFKRKITDLVRSMIPIIDQALCEATITYEIANTYKEQVFEGIWLVFLECQRQRNHLLLEQQDDQLIVVVGANDPSDLENEIIVHFAAKEAEKILKEKRVNMRFTYEKAGPILINGQNQLATREYYFRIENNKL
- a CDS encoding LysE family translocator, with translation MENVYLFVLMSILLIILPGPDTGLTTQNTITYGREGGFKTVLGISSGLIIHTLAAVFGLSTIIVKSALLFSVFKYVGAVYLIYLGVTSLRSLKKGNEVSSDGDVQTKYQNKSTFRQGFLTNLLNPKVAVFFLTFLPQFLSPGSKPFLQFLFMGMTYTVLTAIWLLLYVYLIDNICTWMKKPSTQRAIQGISGLVLVTFGIKLALEKRP